A genomic window from Arvicola amphibius chromosome 5, mArvAmp1.2, whole genome shotgun sequence includes:
- the Spink6 gene encoding serine protease inhibitor Kazal-type 6 produces the protein MDVKIKKEEESEKNYNVWNLCCFSGAFGQGGKINCGEFRNPNVFCTRESDPLCGSDGQTYGNKCAFCKALAKSSGKINLKHHGKC, from the exons ATGGATGTTAAAattaagaaggaagaagagagtgaaAA AAATTACAATGTTTGGAATTTATGCTGTTTTTCAGGTGCCTTTGGTCAAGGAGGGAAG ATTAATTGTGGTGAGTTCCGTAACCCCAATGTCTTCTGTACTCGGGAATCTGACCCCCTCTGTGGCTCTGATGGTCAGACATATGGAAATAAATGTGCCTTCTGCAAGGCATTGGC gaaAAGTTCTGGGAAGATCAACCTAAAGCATCATGGGAAATGCTGA